TTTTCACAATCACCAGAAATGGAATGAGAGAATAAAAGATAAACCTTAACAAATTATAAACGAATAACAGTTCGTTTTGCACCAAATCTATCGTTAACTTATCAGTCTATCGAGGACAAAACCCTGTCGACGCGTGgtggaaacaaaagaaataatatCAGGGGAAACCCAACCCACGGAAAAGagcaaataatttaacaaaGAGCCATGTGCGCAAGGGTGGCTTGTCTGCTTAAATTGATGTTCAAGCCGGAAAGCCAAATGCCTCCAGTCAATTGCTCTTCTGCTTGCCGGTACTTGACGATCCGGAACCAAGGATCTTCTTACGCTGGGCGAACATGTGCAAGTACAGCTGAGGGAACAGTGGGATGTAGAGCAGCATCACCGCCCACAGGAAGTACAGATACGAGAAGGTAAAGTTGTACGTGTTGGGCATTTCGATGCTCCACTGTTTCGTTTGTGCCACGTGTGACTGGGCCCAGAAAAAGCACAGCAGCTCACCGGTCACTCCGGTCGGATAGAGCACGATGAAGGTGGTGTAGCGCAGAAAGATAAGTAGCTTCGGTACGGCATCGATCAGATTCAGTGCGTAGTACGCGTACCGGATAATCTCCGTCACTGACCAGGCCAGGATGGCAAGTGGAAGGCCGGGCGAAACTTTACCGGT
This genomic window from Anopheles maculipalpis chromosome 2RL, idAnoMacuDA_375_x, whole genome shotgun sequence contains:
- the LOC126558968 gene encoding very-long-chain (3R)-3-hydroxyacyl-CoA dehydratase hpo-8 — translated: MAAKEPSPIVKSYLILYNAAQVLGWCYMLYQLIAYYTIDKGTEKTLWEYLGFTVILFQNAALLEIVHAFTRIVPSNPVITTFQVLSRVMVVCGVVMATPTGKVSPGLPLAILAWSVTEIIRYAYYALNLIDAVPKLLIFLRYTTFIVLYPTGVTGELLCFFWAQSHVAQTKQWSIEMPNTYNFTFSYLYFLWAVMLLYIPLFPQLYLHMFAQRKKILGSGSSSTGKQKSN